A single window of Trueperaceae bacterium DNA harbors:
- a CDS encoding sugar ABC transporter permease, with product MASRHSRSSGGVSRRKLFEALSAYLFLLPAALILFTFQYLPAVDVFRISLTNRLLLRPYSDFIGLENYSRLISDERFWNSVWNTLYFVGGSVPLQTGLALLLAMALATKLKGMGFFRTTFFLPVVTSMVAVSVIWEWLYHPRIGLINEVIELFGGSAIPWLNSSEWAMPAIILLVVWKGTGYYMVIYLAGLMDIPDQYYEAAKIDGASGWSMFRHITWPLLAPTTYLILILQMINSFQVFSTVYVMTGGGPVGSTEVVVFYLFQRAFESLEFGYASAISVVMFLFLVILTVLQRVFIGSRVSYDR from the coding sequence GTGGCCTCGCGGCACTCCCGCTCCTCAGGTGGAGTCTCCCGTCGGAAACTGTTCGAAGCGCTGAGCGCGTACCTGTTCCTGCTGCCGGCGGCTCTGATACTTTTCACCTTCCAGTACCTCCCGGCCGTGGACGTCTTCCGCATCAGCCTCACCAACCGGCTGCTGCTCCGTCCGTACAGCGACTTCATCGGACTCGAGAACTACAGCCGGCTTATCTCCGACGAGCGCTTCTGGAACTCGGTCTGGAACACCCTCTACTTCGTCGGGGGAAGCGTTCCGTTGCAGACCGGCCTGGCCCTGCTCCTGGCGATGGCGCTGGCGACCAAGCTGAAAGGGATGGGCTTCTTCCGCACCACCTTCTTCCTGCCGGTGGTCACCTCGATGGTCGCCGTGTCGGTCATCTGGGAGTGGCTCTACCACCCGAGGATCGGTCTCATCAACGAGGTGATCGAACTCTTCGGCGGCAGCGCCATCCCCTGGCTCAACAGCTCCGAGTGGGCGATGCCGGCGATTATCCTGCTGGTCGTCTGGAAGGGGACCGGCTACTACATGGTCATCTACCTCGCAGGGCTGATGGACATCCCCGACCAGTACTACGAGGCGGCCAAGATCGACGGCGCCAGCGGCTGGTCGATGTTCCGGCACATCACCTGGCCGCTTCTCGCTCCTACCACCTACCTGATCCTCATCCTGCAGATGATCAACTCGTTCCAGGTGTTCTCGACGGTCTACGTCATGACCGGCGGCGGCCCCGTGGGCTCAACTGAGGTCGTCGTCTTCTACCTGTTCCAGCGGGCGTTCGAGAGCCTCGAGTTCGGCTACGCCTCGGCCATCTCGGTGGTGATGTTCCTGTTCCTGGTGATCCTCACCGTCTTGCAGCGGGTCTTCATCGGAAGCCGGGTGAGCTACGACAGATGA
- a CDS encoding glucose-6-phosphate isomerase — MIGIDLKNVEAGGLGVTHGIELEREYRAWADRLEGAVSDIFSRRDDPAEMLGWIGLPQAGAWVDEIESYAREVRQSDLTDLVVLGIGGSSLGALTVASALQHPYRALQARGDGLRLHFVDNVDPDAISGLMEVLDPSRTLVNVISKSGSTAETMAAYLAFKKWLEDDLGDGFSDRVVATTDPESGILRPLADRRGYRTFTVPPSVGGRFSVLSAVGLLPIALAGIDVRALLGGAARANDTVRRPIEENPIRQAALVQYLCYRRGKPISVLMPYSSRLRNLGGWFVQLWAESLGKAESLTGSLVHEGSTPLAAVGATDQHSQVQLFNEGPNNKLIAFVRVAEFDHRLNIPDSEPELEQLAYLAGESFNRLINAEQAATGHALAQHLRPNYTLLLERLDAASLGELLQFLMWQTALMGELTGINTYDQPGVELGKVYTYALMGRDGYDEVRAELEEQGLE, encoded by the coding sequence ATGATTGGAATCGACCTGAAGAACGTCGAGGCCGGCGGGCTCGGCGTCACGCACGGCATCGAGCTCGAGAGGGAGTACCGCGCCTGGGCCGACCGGCTCGAGGGAGCGGTGAGCGACATATTCAGCCGGAGAGACGACCCAGCGGAGATGCTCGGCTGGATCGGACTTCCCCAGGCGGGCGCATGGGTAGATGAGATCGAGTCGTACGCGCGCGAGGTCCGGCAGAGCGATCTGACCGACCTGGTGGTGCTGGGTATCGGTGGGTCGAGCCTGGGTGCCCTGACGGTCGCGAGCGCGCTGCAGCACCCGTACCGGGCGCTCCAGGCACGGGGCGACGGGCTTCGCCTCCACTTCGTAGACAACGTCGACCCCGACGCGATCAGTGGGCTGATGGAGGTGCTCGATCCGAGCCGCACGTTGGTCAACGTCATCAGCAAGTCGGGCAGTACCGCCGAGACCATGGCCGCCTACCTGGCGTTCAAGAAGTGGCTCGAAGACGACCTGGGTGACGGCTTCAGCGATCGGGTCGTGGCCACGACCGATCCCGAGAGCGGGATACTGCGGCCACTGGCCGATCGTCGCGGCTACCGCACCTTCACGGTGCCCCCTTCGGTCGGCGGTCGGTTCAGCGTGCTCTCGGCCGTGGGCCTGTTGCCCATCGCGCTCGCGGGCATCGACGTTCGCGCGCTCCTGGGCGGCGCCGCTCGGGCCAACGACACCGTCCGACGGCCGATCGAGGAGAACCCGATACGACAGGCGGCGCTCGTCCAGTACCTCTGCTACCGCCGCGGCAAGCCGATCAGCGTGCTGATGCCGTACAGCAGCCGGCTCCGTAACCTGGGCGGTTGGTTCGTCCAACTCTGGGCGGAGTCTCTGGGCAAGGCCGAAAGCCTGACCGGGAGCCTCGTGCACGAGGGCAGTACCCCCCTGGCCGCCGTCGGCGCGACCGACCAGCACTCGCAGGTTCAGCTCTTCAACGAGGGTCCCAACAACAAGCTCATAGCCTTCGTCCGGGTCGCCGAGTTCGACCATCGGCTGAACATCCCCGACTCGGAGCCGGAGTTGGAGCAGCTCGCCTACCTGGCGGGGGAGAGCTTCAACCGCTTGATCAACGCCGAGCAGGCCGCGACCGGCCACGCGCTCGCTCAGCACCTGAGGCCGAACTACACGCTTCTGCTGGAGCGGCTCGACGCAGCCTCGCTCGGTGAACTGCTGCAGTTCCTGATGTGGCAGACGGCCCTGATGGGTGAACTGACGGGGATCAACACCTACGACCAACCGGGCGTCGAACTGGGCAAGGTCTACACTTACGCGCTGATGGGACGCGACGGCTACGACGAAGTGCGGGCCGAGCTCGAGGAACAGGGGCTGGAGTAG
- a CDS encoding HAD-IIA family hydrolase encodes MGAASRPGWRAGDVGNVLFDLDGCLWFGRRLAPGAAEVVASLRSRGYAVFFLTNASAATADSLSERLSEMGIPAAAEEVMSPLSVAHRHPLLANGARAFAIGKAVVAQALRAAGVEVVSDADAAQTVVVGNSGDLRFADLTPALRALDRGASLLALNLDLRVPTASGFTPGTGAIVAALEAAGGCKAEIVGKPTAFYFEQALQRFGIAADDSVMVGDSPATDVAGGRAAGMQTVLVGEARPAGEAQQPDLQVAGLEALLEHLTGREELARCS; translated from the coding sequence GTGGGAGCTGCGAGCCGGCCCGGCTGGAGAGCGGGAGACGTGGGCAACGTCCTCTTCGACCTCGATGGCTGTCTCTGGTTCGGTCGTCGGCTGGCACCTGGCGCCGCCGAAGTCGTCGCCTCGCTTCGTTCTCGCGGCTACGCCGTTTTCTTCCTCACCAACGCCTCCGCTGCTACGGCAGACTCGTTGAGCGAGAGGCTCAGCGAGATGGGCATCCCGGCAGCCGCGGAAGAGGTGATGTCGCCTCTGAGCGTGGCCCACCGGCATCCCCTCCTGGCGAACGGTGCCAGGGCTTTCGCGATCGGCAAGGCGGTCGTGGCCCAGGCGCTCCGGGCTGCGGGGGTCGAGGTCGTGAGCGATGCCGATGCTGCCCAGACCGTAGTGGTGGGCAACAGCGGCGACCTGAGGTTCGCCGACCTGACCCCGGCACTGCGAGCTCTCGACCGGGGCGCCTCTCTTCTGGCGCTCAACCTCGACCTGCGAGTGCCCACGGCGAGCGGCTTCACCCCGGGGACCGGCGCCATCGTCGCCGCCCTCGAGGCTGCGGGCGGCTGCAAGGCCGAGATCGTGGGGAAACCTACGGCCTTCTACTTCGAGCAGGCTTTGCAGCGTTTCGGGATAGCGGCGGACGACTCGGTCATGGTCGGTGACTCGCCTGCAACCGACGTGGCCGGCGGCCGAGCGGCAGGGATGCAGACCGTGCTGGTGGGGGAAGCCCGACCGGCCGGAGAGGCGCAGCAACCCGACCTGCAGGTCGCGGGACTGGAAGCGCTGCTCGAGCATCTCACCGGGCGAGAGGAGCTGGCGCGATGCAGCTAG
- a CDS encoding carbohydrate ABC transporter permease — translation MRASLAPSLSGRQRRNTFLLALGLSIGAFLWLFPFVWSLIASLKPADAFFTNVWALPQDPVWDNYLNAYDGLNFLRSFGNSMGVALAVACLQCATGTLAAFAFARMNFPGKEVIFMLFLATLMIPGTVTLTANFLILSKLHWIDTYWALIVPHGASGFSIFLLRQFFKTIPFELEEAARLDGAGRLRFLWSIVLPLSRPALTTVFIFVFIGNYNDFLWPLVMTSSENLRVIQIALSVFTDLEATANYGPLMAAAILTMLPTVVLFAFMQRAFIRGITRSGLK, via the coding sequence ATGAGAGCGAGCCTCGCACCATCGCTGAGCGGCCGGCAACGCCGCAACACGTTCCTGCTGGCGTTGGGCCTGAGCATCGGCGCCTTCCTCTGGCTCTTCCCGTTCGTATGGAGTCTCATCGCCTCCCTGAAGCCGGCCGACGCCTTCTTCACGAACGTCTGGGCCCTGCCTCAGGACCCAGTGTGGGACAACTATCTGAACGCCTACGACGGCTTGAACTTCCTCCGCTCGTTCGGCAACAGCATGGGCGTAGCGCTCGCCGTGGCTTGCCTCCAGTGCGCCACCGGCACGCTGGCCGCTTTCGCCTTCGCCCGGATGAACTTCCCGGGCAAGGAGGTCATCTTCATGCTGTTCCTGGCGACGCTGATGATCCCCGGGACGGTGACCCTCACCGCCAACTTCCTGATCCTCTCGAAGCTCCACTGGATCGATACCTACTGGGCTCTGATCGTTCCACACGGCGCCAGCGGCTTCTCCATCTTCCTCTTGCGGCAGTTCTTCAAGACGATCCCGTTCGAACTGGAGGAGGCCGCTCGACTCGATGGCGCCGGCCGGCTGCGGTTCCTCTGGTCGATAGTCCTGCCGCTCTCCCGCCCGGCGCTCACTACCGTCTTCATCTTCGTTTTCATCGGCAACTACAACGACTTCCTTTGGCCGTTGGTGATGACCAGCAGCGAGAACCTCCGGGTCATCCAGATAGCCCTGTCGGTCTTCACCGACCTCGAGGCCACGGCCAATTACGGACCGTTGATGGCGGCAGCCATCCTCACCATGCTGCCCACGGTCGTTCTCTTCGCGTTCATGCAGCGGGCGTTCATCCGGGGCATCACCCGCAGCGGCCTCAAATAG
- a CDS encoding glycerophosphodiester phosphodiesterase family protein has translation MKRLMVCLLVLGWAGAQEASEHVLVQAHRGYSEIYPENTLLSIDKAFEVGADRVETDLALTSDGHLVLMHDRTVERTTDGEGAVQFMTLEQVKALDAGSWKSPEFAGERVPTLIEALELAEGRGELNLEIKVNGRSGSYVSEVIRAAVETVHEQDAADRVIFSSFDFQALQQVKELDPELRVLLIDWDEASESFDWLDVAVAQGFYGWSPTSEYATPDRLRRAEEAGIFVHIGAGPGPKLLEWVELGVDGFSSNDPAALIEFLERRGLR, from the coding sequence ATGAAACGACTCATGGTCTGTCTCTTGGTTCTAGGTTGGGCGGGAGCTCAGGAAGCGAGCGAGCACGTGCTGGTCCAGGCGCACCGCGGTTACAGCGAGATCTACCCCGAGAACACCCTTCTCTCGATAGACAAGGCGTTCGAGGTCGGCGCCGACCGTGTCGAGACCGACCTCGCCCTGACCTCGGACGGCCACCTGGTGCTGATGCACGACCGGACCGTCGAACGCACCACCGACGGCGAGGGTGCGGTTCAGTTCATGACCCTCGAGCAGGTCAAGGCGCTCGACGCCGGATCGTGGAAGAGCCCCGAGTTCGCTGGGGAGCGGGTGCCGACTCTGATCGAAGCGCTCGAGCTGGCCGAAGGACGCGGCGAACTCAACCTCGAGATCAAGGTGAACGGGCGCAGCGGTTCCTACGTGAGCGAAGTGATCAGGGCGGCTGTCGAGACGGTTCACGAGCAGGATGCCGCTGACCGGGTCATCTTCTCCTCGTTCGACTTCCAGGCGCTGCAGCAGGTCAAGGAACTCGATCCCGAACTGCGTGTACTCCTCATCGACTGGGACGAGGCCTCCGAATCGTTCGACTGGCTGGACGTGGCGGTCGCTCAAGGCTTCTACGGCTGGTCGCCAACCTCCGAGTACGCCACACCCGATCGGCTCCGGCGCGCCGAGGAGGCCGGCATCTTCGTCCATATCGGGGCCGGCCCCGGTCCCAAGCTTCTGGAGTGGGTCGAACTGGGGGTCGACGGCTTCTCGTCCAACGATCCGGCCGCGCTCATCGAATTCCTGGAGCGGCGGGGCCTGAGGTAG
- a CDS encoding ABC transporter substrate-binding protein, with translation MKRFLFALLVAGLSVTAFAQTEIEVWYSLSENYGAPEFEAFAQEFNSLQDDIVVNVVYSGGYTDTLRKAQAAVAAGSTPNMIMFEQTRGVGFVDAGAVLPLEPFIEADAEFDLEDFFKPLLRSCTIDGQLYCLPYNTSTPLIYYNKDLFREAGLDPEEDFPSTWDELMEVGPKLAKTGEDGELSQWAFGLATAPGWLFDAWLGQAGGRYLNEDGTEWVFNDENGVQVLEFWLDLIEADAARPSGSQTPDFFGGKQVMMAGSTATLQSNFDRAEFDIGAAPVWCGEECYVPFGGANFYIMDVRDSDEEQAAWEFLTWLTSTEKGAEFAAATGYMAPRKSSLETATLQETFEALPEARITYEQMDSHGHPRTLVPYWGEVHSQLTLLTEKVLLDGQDPQAALDAAVEEANRLLDVYSR, from the coding sequence ATGAAGAGATTTCTGTTCGCCCTGCTGGTCGCCGGCCTCTCGGTCACGGCTTTCGCCCAGACCGAGATCGAGGTCTGGTACTCGCTCTCCGAGAACTACGGTGCGCCCGAGTTCGAGGCGTTCGCCCAGGAGTTCAACTCGCTGCAGGACGACATCGTCGTCAACGTCGTCTACTCCGGTGGCTACACCGATACCTTGCGCAAGGCTCAGGCAGCGGTCGCAGCGGGAAGCACCCCGAACATGATCATGTTCGAGCAGACGCGCGGCGTCGGTTTCGTCGACGCCGGTGCGGTCCTGCCCCTCGAGCCGTTCATCGAGGCGGACGCGGAGTTCGATCTCGAAGACTTCTTCAAGCCGCTCCTGCGCAGCTGTACCATCGACGGTCAGCTCTACTGCCTGCCTTACAACACCAGCACTCCGCTCATCTACTACAACAAGGACCTCTTCCGTGAGGCCGGCCTCGACCCCGAGGAGGACTTCCCCTCGACCTGGGATGAACTGATGGAGGTGGGTCCCAAGCTCGCCAAGACCGGCGAGGACGGCGAACTGAGTCAGTGGGCCTTCGGTCTCGCTACGGCTCCCGGCTGGCTGTTCGACGCCTGGCTCGGGCAGGCGGGCGGCCGCTACCTCAACGAAGACGGCACCGAGTGGGTGTTCAACGACGAGAACGGCGTGCAGGTGCTCGAGTTCTGGCTCGACCTCATCGAGGCCGACGCCGCGCGGCCGTCGGGAAGCCAGACGCCCGACTTCTTCGGCGGCAAGCAGGTCATGATGGCGGGCTCGACCGCAACGCTGCAGAGCAACTTCGACCGGGCCGAGTTCGACATCGGCGCGGCCCCGGTCTGGTGCGGCGAGGAGTGCTACGTGCCCTTCGGCGGCGCCAACTTCTACATCATGGACGTGCGTGATTCCGATGAGGAGCAGGCCGCGTGGGAGTTCCTCACCTGGCTGACCTCGACGGAGAAGGGTGCGGAGTTCGCCGCTGCCACTGGCTATATGGCGCCGCGTAAGTCGTCTCTCGAGACCGCCACTCTGCAGGAGACCTTCGAGGCGCTGCCCGAAGCCCGGATCACCTACGAACAGATGGATAGCCACGGGCACCCGCGTACCCTCGTTCCCTATTGGGGTGAGGTCCACAGCCAGCTGACCCTCCTCACAGAGAAGGTGCTGCTCGACGGTCAGGATCCGCAGGCCGCGCTCGATGCGGCAGTGGAGGAGGCCAACAGGCTCCTCGACGTCTACTCGCGCTAG
- a CDS encoding MurR/RpiR family transcriptional regulator encodes MAHVNGGNKISPRSSAPVTARIRGLLGRLTPSEEAVARVVLGSANEVLNISVEALAERAQVSTATVMRLTQALGFSGFKEFKIALAMERGSNPPAALSEELTPGDSPLEIVRKVIRSEVTALNETSELLEEESLQAAIDALAKARNIDIYGMGSSAPVVVDAYYRFLRIGLRVSTPPDSHMQAVNAALLRPGDVAFIVSHTGETKEVNKTAAKAREMGATVIALTSYFRSPLLKHAHIHLVAATSETTSRVEAMASRTAHLAIIDSLYVALAMRNADASGEALSKTQAAIDEQRK; translated from the coding sequence ATCGCACACGTAAACGGTGGTAATAAGATTTCGCCTCGGTCGAGCGCTCCGGTAACCGCTCGCATAAGGGGCCTCCTCGGCCGCCTGACGCCCTCGGAGGAGGCGGTCGCACGCGTGGTGCTGGGCAGCGCGAACGAGGTCCTCAACATCTCCGTCGAGGCTCTCGCCGAACGTGCTCAGGTGAGCACGGCCACCGTCATGCGCCTCACCCAGGCGCTGGGATTCTCTGGCTTCAAGGAGTTCAAGATCGCCCTCGCCATGGAGCGCGGAAGTAACCCGCCCGCCGCCTTGAGCGAGGAACTGACGCCCGGCGACTCCCCGCTGGAGATAGTCCGGAAGGTGATCCGCTCCGAGGTGACCGCCCTCAACGAGACCAGCGAACTGCTGGAGGAGGAGTCGCTTCAGGCGGCCATCGATGCGCTGGCGAAAGCTCGCAACATAGACATCTACGGGATGGGCTCCAGCGCTCCGGTGGTGGTCGACGCCTACTACCGCTTCCTGCGGATCGGCCTGCGGGTCTCGACGCCGCCCGATTCGCACATGCAGGCTGTGAACGCGGCACTCTTGCGACCAGGCGACGTCGCTTTCATCGTCTCCCACACCGGGGAGACGAAGGAGGTGAACAAGACGGCAGCCAAGGCACGGGAGATGGGCGCTACGGTCATAGCACTCACCTCGTACTTCCGCTCCCCGCTACTCAAGCACGCCCACATCCATCTGGTGGCCGCTACCAGCGAAACCACTTCCAGGGTCGAGGCGATGGCCTCCCGCACGGCCCACCTCGCCATCATCGACTCCCTCTATGTGGCCCTGGCCATGCGCAACGCCGACGCTTCGGGCGAGGCCCTGTCGAAGACGCAGGCAGCCATAGACGAACAACGAAAATAA
- a CDS encoding UbiA-like polyprenyltransferase, whose translation MHSYLDLVRFEHTLFALPFAYAGMLVAAGGWPGWATFGWITVAMVGARTAAMALNRLIDARLDALNPRTAGRELPKGVLGRVDALVLAFIGFALLALAGWALNPLTLALLPVAVAALTLYSYTKRISWLCHLWLGATIGAAAAGGWIGVTGSFSAGAVCLWLGVALWIAGFDVIYGMLDFEFDREHRIQSIPARFGLKRAVTISGVMHGLAVAALLLLVPLTRMGVVYLAAVALVAAVLLRSHLLVRTRGAGVALAAFNANLYVSSLVLAGVVLDLLL comes from the coding sequence TTGCACAGTTACCTCGATCTGGTCCGCTTCGAGCACACGCTGTTCGCACTGCCGTTCGCCTACGCCGGGATGCTGGTCGCCGCCGGTGGCTGGCCCGGCTGGGCCACCTTCGGCTGGATCACGGTGGCGATGGTGGGGGCCCGGACGGCTGCCATGGCCTTGAACCGGCTGATCGACGCACGGCTCGATGCCCTCAATCCCCGTACGGCCGGCCGTGAACTGCCGAAAGGCGTCCTCGGCCGTGTCGACGCCCTCGTCCTCGCCTTCATCGGGTTCGCCCTTCTGGCCCTGGCCGGGTGGGCCCTGAATCCGCTCACGCTCGCCCTACTGCCGGTGGCGGTCGCGGCGCTCACCCTCTACTCGTACACGAAGCGGATCAGCTGGCTATGTCACCTGTGGTTGGGTGCGACCATCGGGGCGGCCGCAGCCGGCGGCTGGATCGGCGTGACCGGCTCATTCTCCGCGGGGGCGGTGTGCCTGTGGCTGGGCGTCGCTCTGTGGATCGCAGGTTTCGACGTGATCTACGGAATGCTCGACTTCGAGTTCGACCGTGAACACCGGATCCAGAGCATCCCTGCACGCTTCGGCCTCAAGCGGGCAGTTACTATCTCGGGCGTAATGCACGGGCTGGCCGTCGCCGCCCTGCTGCTGCTCGTTCCTCTCACCCGTATGGGAGTCGTCTACCTGGCCGCGGTCGCTCTCGTGGCGGCGGTGCTTCTGCGTTCGCATCTGCTGGTGCGGACTCGCGGGGCTGGAGTAGCTCTGGCGGCGTTCAACGCCAACCTCTACGTCTCCTCGCTGGTACTGGCCGGGGTCGTCCTCGACCTGCTGCTGTAG
- a CDS encoding LON peptidase substrate-binding domain-containing protein, whose translation MAELPLFPLPDTVVFPGMTVPLHIFEERYKRLVRQVVDSDEKRFVIALAPDGDAIRDRRAPLPEHGSYVDLLQVEENADGTFNVLAHGQERCRLEIAREEKVPEREGEERPLYFVEDRPEPLEREDPNQERLVAWDAVDTFRSYAATFFAFDAMGQIEEALPDDPVYQASFICANIRVPSASRQVLLDAPTLTARFQLARKLMQERLDGHKPAEDG comes from the coding sequence ATGGCCGAACTGCCCCTCTTCCCCCTGCCCGACACCGTCGTCTTCCCGGGCATGACCGTTCCCCTGCACATCTTCGAGGAGCGCTACAAGCGACTGGTGCGCCAGGTCGTCGACAGCGATGAGAAGCGCTTCGTCATCGCGTTGGCGCCCGACGGCGATGCCATTCGCGACCGCCGCGCTCCTCTGCCTGAGCACGGAAGTTACGTGGACCTGCTGCAGGTGGAGGAGAATGCCGACGGCACCTTCAACGTCCTGGCTCACGGGCAGGAGCGCTGCCGACTGGAGATCGCCCGGGAAGAGAAGGTGCCCGAGCGGGAGGGTGAAGAGCGGCCCCTCTACTTCGTCGAAGACCGCCCGGAGCCGCTCGAACGCGAGGACCCCAACCAGGAGCGACTGGTCGCCTGGGACGCGGTCGACACCTTCAGGTCGTACGCCGCCACCTTCTTCGCCTTCGACGCCATGGGACAGATCGAAGAGGCGCTGCCGGACGATCCCGTCTACCAGGCCTCGTTCATCTGCGCCAACATCCGGGTGCCGTCGGCGTCGCGTCAGGTCCTCCTCGACGCACCCACGCTCACCGCTCGCTTCCAGCTCGCCCGCAAGCTCATGCAGGAACGACTGGACGGGCACAAGCCGGCCGAGGATGGCTGA
- a CDS encoding tRNA pseudouridine(13) synthase TruD: protein MADAAEQPEAFRSEEFTFRWSDFPPLTPGLPGTGGRIRVSADDFRVSEIPAYLPEGSGSHAYALVRKQGLTTRDLVLTLMEAGLAEKQIGVAGLKDKYAVTEQWLSVPQAHGHAFEALERREGVEILERSRHRNKLGIGHLHGNRFSIRIRDAVPDAARRAAAILAEVERRGLPNYFGPQRFGRFGTNAVDGLRLLRGESVPGGHRLQRFFLSALQSLVFNRIVALRLERGLFETVVPGDWARKHDTGGTFLVEDPKESFRAERLEISATVPLYGRKVRQSSGMPGELEQRVLEGLGLRWLDFTGRRGDRRLSRLALGEISVTEEAPSVLRLDFVLPKGSYATSLLREVMKVEVDEPDDSVDGEDE from the coding sequence ATGGCTGACGCCGCGGAGCAGCCTGAGGCCTTCCGCTCCGAAGAGTTCACCTTCCGCTGGAGCGATTTCCCGCCCCTGACGCCGGGACTGCCGGGGACAGGGGGGCGCATCCGGGTATCCGCCGATGATTTCCGGGTCAGTGAGATACCCGCCTACCTTCCTGAGGGGAGCGGCTCTCACGCCTACGCTCTGGTCCGCAAGCAGGGGCTCACCACCCGCGACCTGGTGCTCACGCTGATGGAGGCGGGTCTGGCCGAGAAGCAGATCGGCGTCGCGGGCCTCAAGGACAAGTACGCCGTCACCGAGCAGTGGCTGAGCGTGCCCCAGGCGCACGGCCACGCCTTCGAAGCGCTGGAACGGCGCGAGGGGGTGGAGATCCTCGAACGCTCACGTCACCGCAACAAGTTGGGGATAGGGCATCTCCACGGGAACCGTTTCTCGATCCGGATCCGAGACGCGGTTCCCGACGCGGCTCGCCGCGCAGCCGCCATCCTGGCGGAGGTCGAGCGACGGGGCTTGCCCAACTACTTCGGTCCGCAGCGTTTCGGGCGCTTCGGCACCAACGCCGTCGACGGCCTGCGGTTGTTGCGGGGCGAGAGCGTGCCGGGAGGGCATCGCCTCCAGCGGTTCTTCCTCTCGGCTCTGCAATCGCTCGTCTTCAACCGCATCGTCGCCCTGCGGCTCGAACGCGGACTGTTCGAGACCGTTGTACCTGGCGACTGGGCCCGGAAGCACGACACGGGGGGCACCTTCCTGGTCGAGGATCCGAAGGAGTCGTTCCGTGCCGAGCGGCTCGAGATCAGCGCTACCGTGCCGCTCTACGGCAGGAAGGTCCGGCAGAGCAGCGGCATGCCCGGCGAGCTGGAGCAACGGGTGCTGGAGGGGCTCGGCCTCCGCTGGCTCGATTTCACCGGCCGGAGGGGCGACCGCCGGCTGTCGCGGCTGGCTCTCGGCGAGATCTCGGTGACCGAGGAGGCGCCGAGCGTGCTCCGCCTCGACTTCGTCCTGCCCAAAGGCTCGTACGCGACCAGCCTCTTGCGCGAGGTGATGAAGGTAGAGGTCGACGAACCAGACGATTCGGTGGATGGGGAAGATGAGTGA